The genomic segment GGCGCTCGCCCTCCGGGGTGTACGTGAACGAGTCCCGGAAGACACCGGCACCGCCGACGCGCACCGCGAGCAGCACCGGCTCCGGGTGCTCGGCGCTCCAGCCGCACAACGAGTCCGCCCGGGTGCCGTTCCAGAGGTGGAAGCAGACCATCGGGTCGGCCGGGTCCGCGGTGACGTAACCGAGGGTCTTCCCGAACCGGGGGTTCGACCCCCCGAACCGCACCGAAGGCGGCCCGAACTCCGCCGCCACGTCCGACCAGCCCCGGTCCTCCCGCCCCACCCACTCCGGCGCCGTCGCCCGCAGCCGCGCGTACTCCCCCGCGTCCAGCACCCGTACCGCCCGGAGCCAGCCCGCCCGGTGCGCGAACTCCCCGTAGAGCGAGACCACCGCGTCCGCCGGGCCGTCAGCGTGCAGGTGCCGCGCGAAGGCCCCCTTCGCCCCGTTCACCGACCAGGCCCCCGACACCTCCCAGGCCGTCTGCTGCTGATGCCACAACCCGGGGCGGCCCTCCACGTAGAGGAGGTCCTGACACATCACCCGAAGAATCATCTCGTCCCCCCACATCCCCGGTCGTCGCAGCACCGAGTTGAGCCGGTCGACGAAGTGGGCACGGATGTCCGGAGAGGGCACGAGGGCATCGGAAGAGATCACCCGGCCAGTGTTTCGTGTCAACGTTCGACGCGCATGCGTACGAAGAATTTCTTGGGAGATTGCCCAGCCCGACGGGCCTGTTGGTCACCGGAGGAACATCCGGCCACTACGAGCAGCTACGGCGGGGCCTTCACCCGCTTCGTGCCGGACGCCCGGCTGCCTACACCGCACCCACCACCGCCCGCTTGCCCATGAGCGCGCGGTTCCGTTCGTCCCGTGCACAGTCCTGGCGGAGCCCGCGTCCGCGCGACGCATCCCGGCACCTCCGAGCGAGGATGAACCACGGCAGAGCACGGCATCGCACTGCGCCACACCCACACGCACACAACCGACGACAGGAGCAACGGCAATGGTGGAGCGCACAGTCCCCCTGCTGCGGACGATGCGGGCCCGGGACCCCGACGAGGAGCACCGGGCATCGACTCCCCTGGAACTGCTCTTCGACCTGACGTTCGTGGTCGCGGTCTCGCAGGCTGCCGCGCAGCTCCACCACGCGCTGGCCGAGGATCACGTGGGCTCGGGGCTGACCGGATACGCCGCGGTGTTCTTCGCCATCTGGTGGGCCTGGATGAACTTCACCTGGTTCGCCTCCGCGTACGACACCGACGACGTGCCGTACCGGCTGGTGACGCTGTTGCAGATGGCGGGCGTCCTGGTACTCGCCGCCGGGGTGCCCGCCGCGTTCCAGGACGGGGACTTCACGGTCGTCGTCATCGGGTACGTCATCATGCGCGTCGCGATGATCGCGCAGTGGCTGCGGGCCGCGTCGCAGCACCCGGAGGGCCGCCGCTGCGCCCTGCGGTACGCGACGGGCATCGCCGTGGCGCAACTCGGCTGGGTGGCCCGGCTCTGGGTGCCGGACGCGTGGCAGGCGGCCACCTTCGTGGCGCTCGTACTGGTCGAACTCGCCGTACCCGCGTGGGCCGAGTCCCGTGGGAACAACACCAGTTGGCATCCGGAGCACATCGCCGAGCGGTACGGCCTCTTCACCATCATCGTGCTCGGCGAGGTCATTCTCGCCTCGCTCGCGGCGGTCCAGTCGGCCGTCTCCGACCACGGTCTGTCCGCCGCCGTCCTGCTGATCGCGATCGGCGGGCTGCTGCTGGTCTTCGGGCTGTGGTGGATGTACTTCACCGGCGGCGAGATCGGCCTGCCCACCCTGCGTTCCGCCCTGACCTGGGGGTACGCCCATTACGGCGTCTTCGCCTCGCTGGCCGCCGTCGGCGCCGGCCTGGAGGCGGCCGTGGACGCCACCGGGCACCACGCGCACCTGCCCGAGCGGACCGCCTCTCTGGCCGTCGCCGTACCGGTGGCGATCGTCCTCGTCCTGCTCGGCGCGCTGCACCGGATGACCGGCACCGGGGGCGTGGAACACACCGTGGTGGTGGCGGCGGGCGCGCTCGTGGTCTTCGCGTTCGGCTTCGCCGGCCCGGCCCTGGGACTCGGTCTGGGCGGCGCCGTACTCGGCATGGGCCTGGCCGTCGCCGCGACCGTCGCCGCCGACGCGGCGGTCCTACGGCGCCGAGCGGCGGGAACCCCGTAGGGCCCTACGACGAGGGGCGCTCCAGCTCCGCGAGCGCCCGCTCGAAGCAGTCGTACGCGTCCTCGTCGTAGAGGACGAAGCGCACCTCGGCGACCGGGAGCCGGGTCTCCTCGCGGACCGTACGCAGGGCGAGACGGGCGCCGTCGTCCATCGGCCAGCCGTAGATGCCGGTCGAGATCGCCGGGAACACCACGGAGCGCGCGCCCAGTCCGGCGGCCACCCGGAGGGACTCGCGGTAGCAGGACACCAGCAGCCCGGAACGGTCCTCCTCCCGCGACCAGACCGGGCCCACGGTGTGGATCACGTGGTCCGCGTGCAACCGCCCGGCGGTCGTCGCCACCGCCCGCCCGGTGGGCAGCCCCTTGCCGTACCGGGAGGCGCGCAGGTCACGGCAGGCATCGAGGATCGCGGGGCCGCCCTTGCGGTGGATGGCCCCGTCCACCCCGCCACCTCCGAGCAGCGAGGAGTTGGCGGCGTTCACGAGGGCGTCGGCGTGCTGCTCGGTGATGTCACCGTGTACGAGCTCGATGCTCGGCTGCGTCGTCATGGAGTCATCCTC from the Streptomyces sp. NBC_01335 genome contains:
- a CDS encoding low temperature requirement protein A, which translates into the protein MVERTVPLLRTMRARDPDEEHRASTPLELLFDLTFVVAVSQAAAQLHHALAEDHVGSGLTGYAAVFFAIWWAWMNFTWFASAYDTDDVPYRLVTLLQMAGVLVLAAGVPAAFQDGDFTVVVIGYVIMRVAMIAQWLRAASQHPEGRRCALRYATGIAVAQLGWVARLWVPDAWQAATFVALVLVELAVPAWAESRGNNTSWHPEHIAERYGLFTIIVLGEVILASLAAVQSAVSDHGLSAAVLLIAIGGLLLVFGLWWMYFTGGEIGLPTLRSALTWGYAHYGVFASLAAVGAGLEAAVDATGHHAHLPERTASLAVAVPVAIVLVLLGALHRMTGTGGVEHTVVVAAGALVVFAFGFAGPALGLGLGGAVLGMGLAVAATVAADAAVLRRRAAGTP
- a CDS encoding O-acetyl-ADP-ribose deacetylase; this encodes MTTQPSIELVHGDITEQHADALVNAANSSLLGGGGVDGAIHRKGGPAILDACRDLRASRYGKGLPTGRAVATTAGRLHADHVIHTVGPVWSREEDRSGLLVSCYRESLRVAAGLGARSVVFPAISTGIYGWPMDDGARLALRTVREETRLPVAEVRFVLYDEDAYDCFERALAELERPSS